A DNA window from Methanophagales archaeon contains the following coding sequences:
- the pdxS gene encoding pyridoxal 5'-phosphate synthase lyase subunit PdxS yields the protein MEKNVIGDLRHGTELLKRGFASLQKGGVIMDVTNVEQAEIAEDAGAIAVMALHAVPADIRKAGGVARMADPAVITEIMDAVTIPVMAKCRIGHFVEAQILEALGVDMVDESEVLTPVDTHHIDKKKFTVPFVCGARDLGEALRRIEEGAAMIRTKGEAGTGDVKEAVRHMKLIMGEIRSLRGKNAEELKDVAKELKVSPELVRETAELQRLPVVNFAAGGVATPADAALMMQLGADGVFVGSGIFKSENPRRMASAIVEAVNCYDDPKRLAEISKSLGMPMKGIEVSTLTESTKLQVRGW from the coding sequence ATGGAAAAAAATGTGATAGGTGATCTCAGGCATGGAACAGAGCTCTTGAAGCGAGGATTCGCATCTTTGCAGAAAGGAGGAGTCATTATGGATGTTACGAATGTTGAGCAGGCGGAGATAGCAGAAGATGCAGGTGCCATTGCGGTTATGGCGCTGCATGCTGTGCCTGCAGACATAAGGAAGGCAGGAGGTGTAGCGAGAATGGCAGACCCCGCAGTTATCACAGAGATCATGGATGCAGTTACAATACCTGTGATGGCGAAATGTCGAATAGGGCACTTTGTGGAGGCGCAGATATTAGAAGCGTTAGGTGTGGACATGGTGGATGAATCGGAGGTACTAACACCGGTAGACACGCACCATATAGATAAGAAGAAGTTTACCGTGCCGTTTGTCTGCGGTGCCCGCGATTTGGGTGAGGCACTACGACGCATCGAGGAAGGTGCAGCAATGATAAGGACAAAAGGAGAAGCGGGCACAGGTGATGTAAAAGAAGCGGTTCGGCACATGAAATTGATTATGGGCGAGATAAGGTCGTTGCGGGGCAAGAACGCAGAGGAATTGAAGGATGTAGCGAAAGAGTTGAAGGTATCACCTGAACTTGTGCGAGAGACAGCGGAGTTGCAGCGATTACCCGTAGTCAACTTTGCAGCAGGGGGAGTGGCAACGCCTGCAGATGCCGCACTGATGATGCAGCTCGGTGCAGATGGCGTATTTGTCGGTTCCGGGATATTCAAGTCAGAGAACCCGCGCCGAATGGCTTCAGCGATTGTAGAGGCAGTTAACTGTTATGATGACCCTAAGAGGCTGGCGGAGATCTCAAAAAGTCTGGGCATGCCGATGAAGGGTATAGAAGTGAGTACGCTCACGGAATCGACGAAGCTGCAAGTACGGGGATGGTGA
- a CDS encoding RlmE family RNA methyltransferase, whose product MVRKGELARDRFYIKAKEEGFRSRSAYKLKEIVAKFRIMKRGDTVIDLGAAPGGWSQVAREVVGVHGVVISVDLQHIAPIEGVVTLRGNITDQEATIKLLREALMLHGLHGCRNDSAAAAAVVLSDAAPKLSGNRVYDHYRSFELSKSALGIATALLKPGGNFVAKIFQGEYYSIFYRSVKDMFRDTRAYTPKASHKRSAEVFVIGKSFKFKALK is encoded by the coding sequence ATGGTGAGGAAGGGTGAATTAGCGAGGGATAGATTTTATATAAAGGCGAAAGAAGAAGGCTTCAGGTCACGGTCAGCATACAAATTGAAGGAGATAGTAGCTAAGTTCAGGATAATGAAGCGTGGCGATACAGTTATAGACCTTGGTGCCGCACCCGGTGGCTGGTCTCAGGTGGCAAGAGAGGTGGTTGGTGTTCATGGTGTGGTGATAAGTGTGGATTTACAGCATATCGCACCGATAGAGGGTGTGGTTACCCTGAGGGGGAATATAACAGATCAGGAAGCAACTATAAAACTGCTCAGAGAAGCTCTTATGCTGCATGGGTTGCATGGTTGTAGGAACGACTCTGCAGCTGCGGCAGCAGTTGTGCTCTCAGATGCAGCGCCGAAGCTGTCAGGTAACCGTGTTTATGACCACTATCGCTCGTTCGAACTGAGCAAATCAGCTTTGGGTATTGCAACTGCCCTATTGAAGCCAGGCGGGAACTTCGTTGCTAAAATATTTCAGGGAGAATACTATAGTATATTCTACAGGTCTGTGAAGGATATGTTTCGGGATACAAGAGCATATACACCAAAAGCATCACATAAAAGAAGTGCAGAAGTGTTCGTGATAGGAAAAAGCTTTAAATTTAAAGCTTTAAAATGA
- a CDS encoding amidohydrolase, whose translation MDEEDADIGLLNVIRAMSSILIKGVQVMGNGNGKEKDIYIEGNLIEEIADPGKRKRSKAEFVLQGHGKVAIPGLFNAHTHAAMTLLRGYADDMPLHDWLSDKIWPVETRLTEEDVYWGTKLACLEMIKSGTVFFNDMYWHFRGSARAVTESGLRAALSAVFIDGLDEERAKEQIRINERLYHESKGLPDRIIFVLGPHAVYTVSEKSLCWVRDFAERHDLLVHIHLSETEEEVKSCVDRYGMRPVEFLDSIGFLSPRTIAAHCVHLSSRELALLKQHGVKIVHNPASNMKLAAGRMPYEQMKQAGLYRNIALGTDGCASNNNLDMFEEMKIASLFHKVFTNPTVMPAEEAFELATVNPARMFRLNSGAIEAGKLADIVLLDLKKVELVPNHNLISNIVYAASGCCVDTVICDGRILMSDREVEGEEELKEKAREVAYRLVEDS comes from the coding sequence GTGGATGAAGAAGATGCGGATATTGGACTTCTAAACGTGATAAGAGCCATGTCATCGATTTTGATAAAGGGCGTGCAGGTGATGGGTAATGGTAATGGTAAGGAGAAGGATATCTACATAGAGGGCAATTTGATAGAAGAGATCGCGGATCCAGGAAAAAGAAAGAGAAGCAAAGCAGAATTCGTGCTCCAGGGTCACGGTAAAGTAGCAATACCTGGACTCTTTAATGCCCATACACATGCAGCAATGACACTCTTGCGTGGATATGCAGATGACATGCCACTTCATGACTGGCTATCTGATAAGATATGGCCTGTGGAGACGCGGCTGACCGAAGAAGACGTTTATTGGGGTACAAAACTTGCATGCCTGGAGATGATAAAATCAGGGACTGTCTTCTTTAATGATATGTACTGGCATTTCAGGGGCAGTGCGAGAGCAGTAACCGAATCAGGTCTTAGAGCTGCGCTATCTGCGGTCTTTATTGATGGTCTTGATGAAGAGCGTGCGAAAGAGCAGATACGTATAAATGAGCGTTTATACCACGAGAGTAAAGGTCTACCCGATAGAATTATCTTTGTATTGGGTCCGCATGCAGTCTATACGGTCTCTGAGAAGAGTTTATGCTGGGTACGCGATTTTGCAGAGCGACATGACCTCCTGGTTCATATCCATCTATCAGAGACCGAAGAAGAGGTAAAGAGCTGTGTAGACCGATATGGAATGCGTCCAGTTGAATTCCTTGACAGTATCGGGTTCTTAAGTCCAAGGACAATAGCAGCCCACTGTGTTCATCTAAGCAGTAGAGAACTGGCTTTGTTAAAACAACATGGAGTTAAGATAGTACACAATCCTGCATCGAATATGAAGTTGGCAGCAGGGCGAATGCCATACGAGCAAATGAAACAAGCAGGATTGTACAGGAATATCGCACTTGGAACCGATGGCTGTGCATCGAATAACAATCTTGATATGTTTGAGGAGATGAAGATAGCTTCATTATTTCATAAGGTATTTACCAATCCAACAGTGATGCCAGCGGAAGAGGCGTTTGAACTCGCAACTGTGAATCCAGCCAGGATGTTTAGACTGAACTCAGGAGCGATTGAAGCGGGAAAACTCGCCGATATCGTACTGCTGGACTTGAAGAAAGTAGAACTTGTGCCAAACCATAATTTAATCTCGAATATAGTATATGCAGCGAGTGGCTGTTGTGTTGATACTGTGATATGTGATGGTAGGATTCTAATGTCAGACAGGGAAGTAGAGGGCGAGGAAGAGCTAAAAGAGAAGGCGAGAGAGGTTGCTTATAGGCTCGTGGAGGATTCTTAA
- a CDS encoding 50S ribosomal protein L39e yields MAIGKNTRGRKLRLCKANRQNRRVPAWIMVKTNRRVTTHPKRRNWRRVTLKV; encoded by the coding sequence ATGGCAATAGGGAAGAATACGAGAGGCAGGAAGCTAAGACTTTGTAAAGCGAACAGGCAGAACAGGCGGGTACCTGCCTGGATAATGGTGAAGACAAACAGGAGAGTGACTACGCATCCAAAGAGGAGAAATTGGAGACGGGTGACTCTGAAAGTATAA
- a CDS encoding 50S ribosomal protein L31e, with the protein MEEQGEDERIYTIPLRAVKKAPRWKRSKRAIALIREFLMRHTKAEYLILGNTLNEKIWERGSQKPPSRVRVRVTREEEDTVRAELVE; encoded by the coding sequence ATGGAAGAGCAAGGAGAAGATGAGCGTATTTATACGATACCGTTGAGGGCGGTGAAGAAGGCGCCACGGTGGAAGAGGAGTAAACGTGCGATAGCTCTGATTAGAGAATTTTTGATGCGACATACGAAGGCTGAGTATCTGATCCTTGGCAATACACTGAACGAGAAGATATGGGAGCGAGGCTCGCAGAAGCCACCATCCCGGGTTCGGGTGCGAGTGACGAGGGAAGAGGAGGATACAGTTAGAGCAGAACTTGTTGAATAA
- a CDS encoding translation initiation factor IF-6: MNIKKGLQRQRRFTFDIDGSPYIGLFALCTESLLLLPTHVSERLAEELEQVLKVKVVRTYIAEMPLIGCLAAGNSNGLVVSQYTLEHEIEHIRSVAKAEGVECKIRRLPIEEKMTAAGNIILTNDTAALVHPGLSDEAIEVIRETLAVDVYRGEIGGLRTVGMAAVATNRGVLAHKDATRAELSYLEEIFKLPVEIGSVNFGVPLIGAALLANTKGYAAGYETTGVELGRIEDALGFEYASTGI; this comes from the coding sequence ATGAATATTAAGAAGGGATTGCAGAGGCAGAGGAGATTCACATTTGATATAGATGGCAGTCCTTACATAGGTCTCTTCGCGCTTTGTACCGAATCTTTACTCCTTTTGCCCACGCATGTGTCCGAGCGGCTGGCAGAAGAGCTGGAGCAGGTGCTTAAGGTGAAGGTCGTAAGGACTTATATCGCGGAGATGCCATTAATCGGGTGTTTGGCAGCCGGGAACTCAAATGGTCTTGTTGTTTCTCAGTACACGCTGGAGCACGAGATAGAGCATATAAGAAGTGTAGCAAAAGCAGAGGGGGTGGAGTGTAAAATAAGACGACTGCCAATAGAGGAGAAGATGACCGCAGCAGGTAATATCATACTCACAAATGATACCGCTGCACTCGTACATCCAGGACTCTCAGATGAGGCGATAGAGGTGATAAGAGAGACGCTGGCTGTGGATGTATACAGAGGAGAGATAGGTGGATTGCGCACTGTGGGAATGGCAGCTGTGGCGACGAACAGAGGTGTTCTCGCACATAAAGATGCCACAAGGGCTGAACTGAGCTATCTGGAGGAGATATTCAAGTTACCGGTGGAGATAGGGAGTGTAAATTTTGGTGTACCGCTGATAGGCGCTGCATTACTCGCGAACACGAAAGGATATGCCGCGGGCTATGAGACGACAGGTGTGGAATTGGGAAGGATTGAAGATGCACTTGGGTTTGAGTATGCG